The Arenicella chitinivorans genomic sequence AGGTTTTTAACATTCTTCAAATATTTAATCAGGTTCTTTGGCCGGTAAGGACCTTTCCTCTTATTTCTTCCATCTTCGTATTCAGTAGTGCATGAAGACATTCTCCTAAAAACAGATGGGTGAACATCTAGGGTAGAGTTCGGATAGTCTAGTTCTTGGTCAAAAGATCGTACTCCACTTCGCCAAAATTGAAACCACTCAAGTGAGTACAATAGAGTCTTAGAGTCGTACAACATATCAGTAGGGTAATATGGTTCATAAAAACGAGTATATTTTGCGTCTAACTCCAAACCGCGATCTTTTGCACCTTTGTGAACCCACTTTAGTGCTATGTTGGCCAACCCATCTTTAGTGTAGCCACCACCCACATTTGTGTGTACACCAGCGAACCATTTTTGCTCTAATCGGGCACAACTGGTACAGTTAGTAATATCACTAAATGGCCAAGGTTTAAAGTTCTTGCGCCTCTCGTCTATTGCTAACGCGTGCCTAACATGCTTAGCCTTCTCCGGCGGAGTTTTAGATAGATAGAATTTGTTTTTTCTACTGCCCAACTCGACAACTGTGTCCCACAGGCCTAAATATTTCACCTCCACAGATGAGTCAATCATCGTATCTTGCGATTCTGATTTGCAGGTGTTTTCTTCAACTAGATTACGTTTCCTTGTAAGAGATGATTTAAAAGTGTTTCTCTTTTTTTCTATTTCAACAGCATCTCCTTGTAACTTCGAAAGGGATTCGTGTTCGACAGTTCGGAAAAGTTCATCGAGCTCGTGATCGTCCATGTTTTTCCAGTTTGGAAGGTCCTCAATTAGAACTTTACGTTTATTCTCCTTTTCTATTTTATCTAGAATTATCCTGTAATTTCCGTCGTATTGATCTAGTATTACTTCTTGTTCAATGGCGGAATCAATTTCTTTGAACCTACCGTTTCCCTCGCTCGCTAAATAGTAGTCAAATAACCTAGGTAACCAATAACCACAACGTCTTTTAGGTATTCCACCCATCCAATCAATTAGTCGCACGACTGTCCTCGCAGTAGCTGCACCACGACTGAAACCAAAGATATAGATTTCATCCCCCGGTTGGTAGTTGAGGTGTAAAAATCTCAAGGCGTTTTCTACATTTTTCTCATAGCCAGCACCTCTCGTGCCACCTAGAATTTTGTCGGAGAGATACACTGAAGTATCCCAACTCCCCTTGTAGTTTCGATATCCACCAACCCCAGTTGTATAGTGTGTTATTTGAATAGTTCCATCTTTCGCCACAGGTAGTACCGCCCTACACGTTTTCAAAACGTTTGTCGGTTTATAGATCTTGAAGTTGTCTTCATGTTTCTTTTCCATGCTCGGGTTGTTCCACGTTCCATCCAAACACAAGACAAGCCTCTTAGCTTTGTACTTTGAAACGCTCCCTTCTTCTGATTTTGCGATCAACGGGGACGCTAGCATCATTATTAAAAAAGCACACATAGTATATTTATGCTGCATAGTTACTCCTAGTTTTTCTTCAAGATATGGCTCCAAAACAATTAGCCTATCCGTGTGCAATGAGTGAATTTAGCCTAATCTAGCGGCATTGCATAACAAACACCTTGCCCTGAGGTTGTACTCGGCTCAACAATATTGAAAACACTCTCTAAGTCAGGAAGAACATCATTTGCCCAGTCAGATTTTTTATCGATGTGCCACAATATCTTTGCTGA encodes the following:
- a CDS encoding T6SS phospholipase effector Tle1-like catalytic domain-containing protein, whose translation is MQHKYTMCAFLIMMLASPLIAKSEEGSVSKYKAKRLVLCLDGTWNNPSMEKKHEDNFKIYKPTNVLKTCRAVLPVAKDGTIQITHYTTGVGGYRNYKGSWDTSVYLSDKILGGTRGAGYEKNVENALRFLHLNYQPGDEIYIFGFSRGAATARTVVRLIDWMGGIPKRRCGYWLPRLFDYYLASEGNGRFKEIDSAIEQEVILDQYDGNYRIILDKIEKENKRKVLIEDLPNWKNMDDHELDELFRTVEHESLSKLQGDAVEIEKKRNTFKSSLTRKRNLVEENTCKSESQDTMIDSSVEVKYLGLWDTVVELGSRKNKFYLSKTPPEKAKHVRHALAIDERRKNFKPWPFSDITNCTSCARLEQKWFAGVHTNVGGGYTKDGLANIALKWVHKGAKDRGLELDAKYTRFYEPYYPTDMLYDSKTLLYSLEWFQFWRSGVRSFDQELDYPNSTLDVHPSVFRRMSSCTTEYEDGRNKRKGPYRPKNLIKYLKNVKNLDQYLEEKYPVDSCDCIPEWTRSRIKQIVKGNEEGKCEVRPQCPTNKDEKRFNCFEGL